A section of the Flavobacterium ardleyense genome encodes:
- a CDS encoding endonuclease/exonuclease/phosphatase family protein — translation MILKYYLTTLLMLIFSTVAFSQEKKFKIHTVGFYNMENLFDTINDPTINDEEWLPNGAQNWTSSKYRKKVSNMARVIAEIGTADNPNSPTILGVSEIENRSVLEDLIKQPALKSKNYGIVHFDSPDKRGIDVGLIYQKEHFKPITSHNVPLYIYQKNTTNKKTEIVTNEDDVADADPRGRRVYTRDQLLVTGLLDGEEVSFIVCHWPSRSGGEKRSSPFREAAAQLSKRIVDSLQTINKDAKVFILGDLNDGSFNKSVKVELGAKGKKSEVKPLGIYNPFEEMANKGMGTIAYRDSWDIFDIIMFTQPLIETDYSSYRYWKAGIYNAPYMITTVGQYKGYPLRHTATEVGFSDHFPVFIYLIKEQK, via the coding sequence ATGATTTTGAAATACTATCTTACCACACTACTGATGCTAATTTTTTCGACAGTGGCATTTTCGCAAGAGAAAAAATTCAAAATTCATACTGTAGGATTTTACAATATGGAGAATCTTTTTGATACTATAAATGATCCTACAATAAATGACGAAGAATGGTTGCCAAACGGCGCACAGAATTGGACATCAAGTAAATACAGAAAAAAAGTTTCTAATATGGCGCGGGTAATTGCCGAAATTGGTACCGCCGATAATCCAAATTCACCTACAATTTTAGGAGTTTCAGAAATAGAGAATCGATCGGTACTCGAAGATTTGATTAAGCAACCAGCACTTAAAAGTAAAAATTATGGCATCGTACATTTTGATTCGCCAGATAAACGAGGAATAGATGTTGGACTTATTTACCAAAAAGAGCACTTTAAGCCCATCACTTCTCACAACGTACCTTTGTATATTTATCAGAAAAACACTACTAATAAAAAAACCGAAATTGTTACTAATGAAGATGACGTTGCAGATGCCGATCCTCGTGGAAGGCGAGTTTACACTCGTGATCAACTCTTGGTTACAGGACTTTTGGATGGCGAAGAAGTAAGTTTCATCGTCTGCCACTGGCCTTCAAGATCTGGTGGCGAAAAACGCAGCTCACCCTTTCGTGAAGCTGCAGCTCAGCTAAGCAAGCGGATTGTCGATTCACTGCAGACAATTAATAAAGATGCGAAAGTATTTATTTTAGGAGATCTTAACGACGGTAGTTTCAACAAAAGTGTCAAGGTCGAGCTTGGAGCAAAAGGAAAGAAATCAGAAGTAAAACCATTGGGAATTTACAATCCTTTCGAAGAAATGGCAAACAAAGGAATGGGCACAATCGCATATCGTGATTCTTGGGATATTTTTGATATCATAATGTTCACTCAGCCACTGATCGAAACGGATTACAGCAGTTACCGATACTGGAAAGCAGGAATTTACAACGCTCCTTATATGATTACTACGGTTGGGCAGTACAAAGGATATCCACTCAGGCATACCGCCACCGAAGTTGGATTTAGCGATCACTTCCCAGTTTTTATTTATCTGATCAAAGAACAGAAATAG
- a CDS encoding 3-hydroxyanthranilate 3,4-dioxygenase, with the protein MAVAPPFNLNKWIAENRHLLKPPVGNKNVYIDSQDYIVMIVAGPNARKDYHYNETEELFYQLEGTIKVTIQDGGERREFTLNAGDMYLHPAKTPHSPSRSENSIGLVVERKRAGQNLKDGLLWYCDNCNHKLYEVYFPLNDIEEDFLRHFEHFYNSEELRTCDNCGTVMEADPKFVRDK; encoded by the coding sequence ATGGCAGTAGCGCCTCCTTTCAATCTCAATAAATGGATTGCCGAAAACAGGCATCTCCTCAAACCACCCGTTGGAAATAAGAATGTGTACATCGATTCGCAAGACTATATTGTGATGATTGTCGCAGGTCCAAACGCCCGTAAAGACTATCATTACAACGAAACCGAGGAGCTTTTTTACCAACTCGAGGGTACCATTAAGGTCACAATTCAGGATGGGGGCGAACGTCGAGAATTTACTCTGAATGCCGGCGATATGTATTTGCATCCAGCCAAAACGCCACATTCTCCATCGCGTTCAGAAAACTCGATAGGATTGGTGGTCGAGCGAAAACGGGCAGGTCAAAATTTAAAAGATGGGCTGCTTTGGTATTGCGACAATTGCAACCATAAATTGTACGAAGTCTATTTCCCGTTAAACGATATCGAAGAAGATTTTCTGCGACATTTCGAGCATTTTTACAATTCAGAAGAGTTGCGAACCTGCGACAATTGTGGAACCGTGATGGAAGCAGATCCAAAATTCGTCCGAGATAAATAA
- a CDS encoding GxxExxY protein, with amino-acid sequence MTENDLSYKIRGAIFNVYNGLGAGLLESVYVAALEWELLNRGLHVRKEVPVPVHYKEVKLDLGFRLDLLVENKVIIEVKSVENLAQVHHKQILTYLKITELKLGILVNFNVENINDGIFRKVNGL; translated from the coding sequence ATGACTGAAAATGATTTATCATACAAAATAAGAGGAGCCATTTTTAATGTCTACAACGGTTTGGGTGCTGGATTGCTTGAATCTGTTTATGTGGCAGCCTTAGAGTGGGAACTTTTGAATCGAGGATTGCATGTCAGAAAGGAAGTTCCAGTACCAGTTCATTACAAAGAAGTTAAGCTAGATTTAGGGTTTCGATTAGATTTGTTAGTGGAAAATAAAGTAATCATTGAGGTGAAATCAGTAGAAAACCTTGCACAAGTTCATCATAAGCAAATACTAACCTATTTGAAAATAACGGAATTGAAACTAGGAATTTTAGTAAATTTTAATGTGGAAAACATTAATGATGGAATATTTAGAAAAGTAAATGGATTGTAG
- a CDS encoding heavy-metal-associated domain-containing protein, with protein sequence MKNFQYFAVAIVLLISTSIQAQINKSEIIATGLTCSMCSNAIYKQLQTLSSVAEIDTDLNTNTFTVTAKNNQTLDPVQLKDAVEKAGFFVGSMMVYVDGSKLSKQELTLNGNNLVLLDKVPATHKDYKMQVVDAGFVTSKQLKKNEKAFSSIMDFSNSKDKKIFLKSAK encoded by the coding sequence ATGAAAAATTTCCAATATTTCGCAGTAGCGATCGTTCTTCTTATTTCGACTTCAATTCAAGCACAAATAAATAAATCTGAAATTATTGCAACTGGACTTACATGTTCAATGTGTTCAAATGCAATCTACAAACAACTTCAAACATTGAGTTCAGTAGCAGAGATTGATACAGATTTAAATACAAATACTTTCACAGTAACCGCCAAAAACAATCAAACTCTTGATCCTGTTCAGCTAAAAGACGCTGTAGAAAAAGCGGGATTCTTTGTAGGCTCTATGATGGTTTACGTTGACGGATCAAAATTGAGTAAGCAAGAATTGACTCTAAATGGCAACAATCTGGTTTTGCTAGATAAAGTACCTGCTACCCATAAAGATTATAAAATGCAGGTTGTTGACGCTGGTTTTGTAACTAGCAAGCAACTTAAAAAGAATGAGAAAGCATTCTCTTCGATTATGGATTTTAGTAACTCGAAAGACAAAAAAATCTTTCTAAAAAGTGCTAAATAA
- a CDS encoding AraC family transcriptional regulator translates to MILHIKNMVCDRCNAAVRSILDSLGISYQSVILGEVESTEKVTGKLRTALKKALQAQGFDLLDDKKSKMIEKVKNLLIALVQEEGELDKINISEYVSQAIAVDYSSLSQIFSNQEGYTIEHYFILQRIEKVKELLRYNEMSLSEIAIKMHFSDVAHLSNQFKKVVGCTPTAFKKFRRVDRKPLDTI, encoded by the coding sequence ATGATTTTGCACATTAAAAATATGGTTTGCGATCGTTGCAATGCTGCGGTGCGATCCATTTTAGATTCTCTTGGTATTTCATATCAATCGGTTATTCTTGGCGAAGTTGAATCTACCGAAAAGGTTACAGGAAAGTTACGAACTGCTCTTAAAAAAGCATTACAAGCTCAAGGTTTTGATCTTCTAGACGATAAAAAATCTAAAATGATTGAGAAGGTCAAAAATCTTCTCATTGCCCTAGTTCAAGAAGAAGGTGAGCTTGACAAAATAAATATCTCCGAATATGTTTCCCAAGCGATTGCAGTGGATTACAGTAGTTTGAGTCAGATATTTTCAAATCAAGAAGGCTATACTATCGAGCACTATTTTATCTTACAACGGATAGAAAAAGTGAAAGAGCTGCTTCGCTATAATGAAATGTCACTTAGCGAAATAGCAATCAAAATGCATTTCTCTGATGTTGCGCATCTTAGTAATCAGTTTAAAAAAGTAGTTGGTTGCACTCCAACCGCTTTCAAGAAATTCAGAAGAGTTGACAGAAAGCCTTTAGACACGATCTAG
- a CDS encoding heavy metal translocating P-type ATPase produces MTFKYDVSGMSCNGCRTKVENTLNQISGVEAVVTLYPPIATISTKEKLRTSIYQDALTAIGEYTITAIDEDSIENNLLPDQDFNQEYIVTGMTCDGCRKKVEKTLNDIPGVNATVTLDPPAAKITTDKRFETEVLQEALSEKGDYTIRGIDEAEAPIVKSCCSTKPKDDKKYSTTPGKFYCPMHCEGSKEYDNAGDCPVCGMDLVQQPIVTARQQFTCPMHPEVISDNPGSCPICGMDLVPLIPKEDQEDSAYNKLWSKMKIAMIFTIPIFIISMSAMIPNNPLLELLSRSQWNWVEFILSLPVVFYACWMFFQRAWRSIVSWNLNMFTLIGIGAGVAFLFSVVALLFPSIFPAEFKSHDGAVHLYFEATTVILTLVLLGQLLEARAHSRTSGAIKALLQLAPTQATRIINGEEKVISIHDIKVDDLLRVKPGEKIPVDGIITEGSSSIDEAMISGEPIPVDKTVNDPVLAGTINGTKSFVMKAEKIGSETLLSQIVQMVNDASRSRAPIQKIADKIAKYFVPIVVAISIITFFVWYAIGPEPALVYGFINAIAVLIIACPCALGLATPMSVMVGVGKGAQSGILIKNAEALENMDKIDVLITDKTGTLTEGKPSVEKVSAIDGDWERLLIQIASVNSQSEHPLAQALLNFAKENDSKLHKVSDFDSITGKGVSGTVDGKKILLGNKALLEQFKVSIPESLEKEVIEQQKLGKTVSYITEENTITGFVIIYDAIKKSSQNAVRELQEQGVEVVMMTGDNENTAKAVADVLKLDKFYAGCLPQDKLKEIERLQALGKIVAMAGDGINDAPALAQADIGIAMGTGTDVAIESAKITLVKGDLQGIVKAKQLSHAVMKNIKQNLFFAFFYNALGIPIAAGVLYPVFGLLLSPMIAALAMSFSSVSVIANALRLRGMKL; encoded by the coding sequence GTGACATTCAAATATGATGTATCCGGAATGTCTTGCAACGGCTGTAGGACCAAAGTAGAAAACACACTAAACCAGATTTCCGGTGTGGAAGCGGTGGTCACCCTGTATCCTCCAATAGCAACAATTTCTACTAAAGAGAAATTACGAACATCAATTTATCAAGATGCTCTAACCGCCATAGGAGAATATACAATCACTGCAATCGACGAGGATTCGATTGAAAATAATCTGTTACCTGACCAAGATTTTAATCAAGAATATATTGTTACAGGAATGACCTGTGATGGTTGCCGTAAGAAAGTTGAAAAAACTTTAAATGATATTCCGGGAGTTAATGCAACTGTAACTCTTGATCCGCCAGCCGCAAAAATCACCACCGATAAAAGATTCGAAACTGAGGTTTTGCAAGAAGCTTTATCCGAAAAAGGAGATTATACCATTCGAGGAATCGATGAAGCCGAAGCGCCAATCGTAAAAAGCTGTTGTTCTACAAAACCTAAAGACGACAAAAAATACTCGACTACGCCTGGGAAGTTTTACTGTCCAATGCATTGCGAAGGTAGCAAAGAATATGACAATGCCGGCGATTGTCCGGTCTGCGGTATGGATCTAGTTCAACAACCAATTGTGACGGCAAGGCAACAATTTACTTGTCCGATGCATCCCGAAGTAATTTCTGACAATCCTGGAAGTTGTCCTATTTGTGGAATGGATTTGGTGCCACTAATTCCAAAAGAAGATCAGGAAGACAGTGCCTATAATAAACTCTGGTCAAAAATGAAAATCGCAATGATCTTCACAATTCCGATTTTTATCATTTCTATGTCAGCGATGATTCCGAATAATCCGCTGCTTGAATTATTAAGTAGATCTCAATGGAATTGGGTTGAATTTATATTATCACTTCCAGTGGTTTTTTATGCTTGTTGGATGTTTTTCCAGCGCGCTTGGCGTTCGATAGTGAGTTGGAATTTGAATATGTTTACGCTGATTGGAATTGGAGCAGGGGTTGCGTTTTTATTTAGTGTTGTAGCATTACTTTTTCCATCGATATTTCCGGCAGAATTCAAATCCCACGATGGAGCAGTTCATTTATATTTTGAAGCCACCACGGTAATTCTAACCTTGGTATTACTCGGACAACTTCTCGAAGCAAGAGCACACAGCCGAACTAGTGGCGCTATCAAAGCATTGTTGCAATTAGCGCCGACGCAGGCAACACGCATAATTAATGGTGAAGAAAAAGTAATTTCGATTCACGATATAAAAGTGGATGATTTACTTAGAGTGAAACCAGGAGAAAAAATTCCAGTTGATGGAATAATAACCGAAGGATCATCTTCAATTGACGAGGCAATGATTTCGGGAGAGCCAATTCCAGTTGATAAAACGGTGAACGATCCAGTTCTTGCGGGAACGATTAACGGAACCAAGTCTTTTGTAATGAAAGCCGAGAAAATCGGATCTGAGACCTTGCTTTCGCAAATTGTTCAGATGGTGAATGACGCGAGTAGATCTAGAGCTCCTATTCAGAAAATTGCCGACAAGATTGCGAAGTATTTCGTACCGATTGTTGTCGCGATTTCAATCATCACCTTTTTTGTTTGGTACGCAATTGGTCCAGAGCCAGCACTTGTTTACGGTTTCATCAATGCCATCGCAGTTTTGATTATCGCCTGTCCGTGTGCATTAGGATTAGCCACTCCAATGTCTGTAATGGTGGGAGTTGGAAAAGGAGCACAGTCGGGTATTTTGATTAAAAATGCCGAAGCTTTGGAGAATATGGACAAAATCGACGTTTTAATTACGGATAAAACTGGAACTCTAACTGAAGGAAAACCATCGGTAGAAAAAGTTTCGGCAATCGATGGAGATTGGGAAAGATTGCTGATTCAGATTGCCTCGGTGAATTCACAAAGCGAGCATCCATTAGCGCAAGCGTTATTAAATTTTGCCAAAGAGAATGACAGCAAATTGCATAAGGTTTCCGACTTTGATTCGATTACTGGAAAAGGAGTTAGCGGAACCGTGGATGGGAAGAAAATTTTGCTTGGAAATAAAGCTTTGCTAGAACAGTTTAAAGTTTCGATCCCAGAATCACTCGAGAAAGAAGTAATCGAACAGCAGAAGCTTGGAAAAACAGTTTCGTATATCACTGAAGAAAATACGATTACTGGTTTTGTAATAATCTACGATGCGATCAAAAAATCTTCTCAAAATGCAGTTAGAGAATTGCAAGAGCAGGGCGTGGAAGTTGTTATGATGACCGGTGATAATGAAAATACCGCAAAGGCCGTGGCGGATGTTTTGAAGTTGGATAAATTTTACGCGGGATGTCTTCCTCAAGACAAGCTCAAAGAAATAGAACGTTTACAAGCACTCGGCAAAATCGTTGCAATGGCGGGAGATGGAATCAATGACGCTCCAGCTTTGGCTCAAGCTGATATCGGAATCGCAATGGGAACTGGAACAGATGTCGCCATCGAAAGCGCCAAAATTACTTTGGTAAAAGGCGACCTACAAGGAATTGTGAAAGCAAAACAACTGAGCCACGCCGTGATGAAAAACATCAAACAAAACTTATTTTTCGCTTTCTTCTATAACGCATTGGGAATTCCGATTGCCGCAGGAGTGTTGTATCCAGTTTTTGGATTGCTGTTATCGCCAATGATTGCGGCACTTGCAATGAGTTTTAGCTCAGTTTCGGTAATTGCAAATGCGCTGAGGTTGAGAGGGATGAAGTTGTAG
- a CDS encoding IS1182 family transposase — MLLQQQKIQLSAYSDLYDLVIPKENLLRKINDLIDFSFIYDELVSKYCLNNGRTAECPVRMFKYLLLKTIYSISDADVVERSRFDMSFKYFLEMAPEDGVINSSSLTNFRKLRLKDSDLLNLLIGKTVAIAIEKGIVNSKSIIVDATHTLSKSNPFSALQVLKERSKLLRKAVYNLDPDWKERMPKKNENNDLQKEIAYSKELIKAIESDTTLSLVPVVKEKLNLLKETIEDTQENLNLSKDKDAKIGHKSADSSFFGYKTHIAMTEERIITAAVVTSGERGDGPELPTLLKISQNNGIKVDTIIGDGAYSGKENLELTSGQEIKVVARLNPSITQGCRKEEDKFDYNKDADMFVCPAGHMAIQKSKQGKKNVGTNQILTFYFDVEKCKTCPLRDGCYKPGAKSKSYSVSIKSDLHKAQMDFQESELYKEKAKHRYKIEAKNSELKNVHGYGRANAYGIENMQMQGALAIFTVNLKRILKLNV, encoded by the coding sequence ATGTTATTACAGCAGCAAAAAATTCAGTTAAGTGCGTATTCCGATTTGTATGACTTAGTTATACCTAAAGAAAATCTTCTTAGAAAAATCAATGACCTAATTGATTTTTCTTTTATTTACGATGAATTGGTTAGCAAATACTGCCTCAATAATGGACGCACTGCAGAATGTCCTGTCCGTATGTTTAAGTATTTACTATTGAAAACAATCTATTCTATTTCGGATGCTGATGTTGTGGAGCGTTCTCGTTTCGATATGTCGTTTAAATACTTTCTTGAAATGGCTCCAGAAGATGGCGTAATAAACTCGAGTTCATTAACAAATTTTAGAAAGTTACGATTAAAGGATTCTGATTTGTTGAATCTTTTAATTGGGAAAACGGTTGCTATTGCTATTGAAAAAGGAATTGTAAATTCAAAATCAATTATCGTTGACGCTACTCACACCTTATCAAAATCAAATCCATTTTCTGCTCTTCAAGTTTTGAAAGAACGTTCAAAACTTTTACGTAAAGCTGTCTATAATTTAGATCCAGATTGGAAAGAACGAATGCCCAAGAAAAATGAGAATAACGATTTACAGAAAGAAATCGCCTATTCTAAAGAACTTATAAAAGCAATTGAATCGGATACTACATTGAGCTTAGTCCCTGTAGTGAAAGAAAAATTGAATCTATTGAAAGAAACAATTGAAGACACTCAAGAGAACTTAAACTTGTCAAAAGATAAAGATGCCAAAATAGGACACAAATCAGCCGATAGCTCCTTCTTTGGTTATAAGACTCATATTGCAATGACCGAAGAACGTATAATTACAGCGGCAGTAGTTACTTCGGGAGAAAGAGGAGATGGTCCTGAATTACCAACTCTTTTAAAGATCAGTCAAAACAATGGAATAAAAGTAGACACTATCATTGGCGATGGTGCATACTCTGGAAAAGAAAATCTTGAATTAACTTCTGGACAAGAAATAAAAGTGGTAGCAAGATTAAATCCTTCAATAACCCAAGGATGTAGAAAAGAAGAAGATAAATTTGACTACAATAAAGATGCTGATATGTTTGTTTGTCCAGCGGGTCATATGGCGATACAGAAATCAAAGCAAGGAAAAAAGAATGTCGGAACAAATCAAATACTCACCTTTTACTTTGATGTGGAGAAATGTAAAACTTGTCCATTAAGAGATGGATGTTACAAACCTGGCGCGAAAAGTAAAAGTTATTCAGTGTCTATAAAATCAGATTTACATAAGGCACAAATGGATTTTCAAGAATCGGAACTTTACAAAGAGAAGGCAAAACACAGATATAAAATAGAAGCTAAAAACAGTGAGCTAAAAAATGTGCACGGTTATGGTCGAGCAAATGCTTACGGAATAGAAAATATGCAAATGCAGGGTGCATTAGCAATTTTCACCGTGAATTTGAAAAGAATACTTAAATTAAATGTGTAG